Below is a window of Branchiostoma lanceolatum isolate klBraLanc5 unplaced genomic scaffold, klBraLanc5.hap2 Scaffold_84, whole genome shotgun sequence DNA.
gataaaaatctacacaacgttctgtttgttatcatcaaacagaacagagccaacagacgttgccttctggaacaaatgtCGCCGCCTGTGACGTTGTTCACGGGACGTTCTTTAGAACAACGAAATAGTCGTTGCGTCGATTGGCGTTATTTTCCTGTCGAATGCCTTCAACGTATTATCAGACAGACAATGTCTGATATGTGTAGTCAAACTTATGAGCGCTaatggagcgtgtgtgtgtgtgtgtgtgtgtgtgtgtgtgtggcgtagacgtttccgtgtctcgcttgccctgtgcttcttgtcatcttcGATATATATCGTTAGGGGGCGTTCTTtagtttgctttgctttctttccttcgtcTTGCTAATATTTCTTATCTCCGAAAATAGTGGTCTTGCCGATGGGAAAGCCTCGGCGTGGATTCGTCTTTTGTAACTCCTATGGGTTGGCGGATGGCGTCTTCCCATTGGCCAGTTGTGGTCGACCGGTCGTCGACTAGAGTTCTcgtaggtccgcagggcggctaTTAAATCGGCTCCGACAGGAGGCGACCCATTCACTGCTTCGTTCTAATCCTAGTCGAGAAGAACATCGCATCTACTAGCATCATGTCTGGGCGCGGCAAGGGAGGCAAGggtctcggaaagggaggcgccaagcgtcaccgtaaggtgcttcgcgacaacatccagggcatcaccaagcccgccatccgtcgtctggctcgccgaggcggcgtcaaacgcatctccggcctcatctacgaggagacccgaggcgttctcaaggtcttcctggagaatgtgatccgcgacgcggtcacatacaccgagcacgccaagcgcaagacggtcaCCGCCATGGACGTCGTCTACGCTCTCAAAcgtcaaggccgcaccctgtacggctttggTGGCTAAAGGACCCGGCTGACTTATCATCGCaagcaaccccggcccttttcagggccatccaaatgtccaagaaagagctgtattttctcacaacaaacacggccctacacacgtacacacctgactcgaacgatgaacatgacatacaatgaTCATTCCAACCCCAAGAACACAGAGACCACGATTgtagttctttatttctttgtgcgtgagtggtcttttttggttgacgtgtttatttttgggcagGTGTTTGTCGTTTCTGCTGAAGCGTATATCAAACATATTTCCCTTGTAAATTGGTTGATGTCGTCGGCTTTGCTGTTTATCTTGGTGTGCGTTTTGGCGTGGAAGGAGACATCAAAGTGAGGTGTTGTTTGGTGCGGTGCGGCggagggatcttgatttatttgatagtgtgtgtgttgtatcgtAGTTTAATACTCCATATGTGTTGTGGATCGCTCATAGTGAAGTTTCTTTTCGACTAGCTGTAAGATTCtgccgtcttgtcaagctggtctGAAGTAACAATGGCACGGACTTATAGTCGGAAATATCGCAGCTCACTTACTGGAAATATGACGAATATCTCAAGATCTGGAGGCTAGTgatcagccgcttccatcaaattggcTAGATGTGAATCTtcttttgtacatcatttctcaTGCCTGTTAAGGGAGAATTCCCACTAtagagtttgaaaagaaatacaagtttcgccGCGACTGACAATAGGACACAGACAAGCTGTGACGTTTCCGTCTAGGTCCGTACCATTGTTACTTcacgccagcttgacaagacggtggtttcatttgcacgtctaGCGCAGACAAGGTAATCcagcatgtccgctccagcatcgtcccccaagaaggccaGGAAGCCAACGGCACCCAAGggccctgcggctcacccgcccaccactgttATGGTTACGGCGGctgtggaagcgctcaaggaccgtaccggttcttctctgttggccatcaagaagtacattgctggtaactacaagttcgacgtggagaagaaagcgcacttcgtcaagcgcgccctgaaatccttggtggagaagggtaccctcatccaggtcaaaggaactggggcgtcgggatccttcaagatcaacgtggcagccaagaaagccgccgagaaggccgcaaagaaagccgtcaagaagccggtcaagaaacctgtggctaagaaagccgcaaaacccaagaccaccaagcccaaaaagccaaaggctaagaaggctaccacccccaagaagaccaagaaaccgactaccaagaagaccaagaaatctccggccaagaaacccgcTGCCAAGAAATCCACAAAAAAGACTCCGGCAAAGAAGATTGCAAAGAAGGCggcgcctgccaagaaagcgtccaagcccaagaagaagtgatgacctgaccgtcgaagtttctgcgaaccccggcccttttcagggccacccacatccttacaaaagaactatgtcaatcatataagtgatacataaaatagaatgaaagcaccccccccccccacacacacacaccgtgacacaaacacgcgtagagcacatgtataacaacacacacatgttgGAAGGGAAGGATGGGTGAACGAACATACGTACAGAAGCACACACCCAGGTGAACGGACTGATGTTAATTTCTCGccggaaatcaattaatcaatcgacaACTTTATTGAGTACAAAGATGATGTTTCGTTACCACTGTCCGTCTATCCGCACCAAAGtgtgtacaaacatacaaaaatacacttgtAGCCCATAGTAATTCTGTTGTAGCGCTCAAGATatccttgcaacatttcctctgtgacccccaaaagtgccgagcttgccgctgaatatcggatcctggagacatgaaaactgaccaatcacgaggCCAGATTTGGGTaagacaaccaatcagacggcagagcaccggccaattgaaaacctcggggcatctaattagcggttgttataaattcactctccacagtctgccgactagtcttatcgtcctgcacttcagcgtagacaaactccgtccgacatggcacgtaccaagcagaccgcccgtaagtccaccggtggcaaggcccccaggaagcagttggcaaccaaggccgctcgcaagagcgcaccggctaccggtggcgtcaagaagcctcaccgctacaggcccggcaccgtcgccctgagggagatccgccgctaccagaagtcgacggagctgctcatccgcaagctgcccttccagcgcctggtgcgggaaatcgcccaagacttcaagacggacctgcgcttccagagctcagcggtcatggctctgcaggaagcaagcgaggcctacctggtcggtctgttcgaggacaccaacctgtgcgctatccatgccaagcgcgttaccatcatgcccaaggacatccaactcGCCCGCCGCATCAGAGGGGAGCGCGCATAAGCTTGATCGGAGCAAGATCAACATtaacaccggcccttttcagggccactgacatatcccagaaagatctacatcgttcacatttctttaaacagaccccCCTTTTCCAAGACACGGTTTAACAATTAAACTGCAGAGTTACACGGTTACACAACCATCATCACTCGTTCTGcccccttccttccatccaacCTCAGCGCTCATGGctgcaaacacaaacatacatacatacatacatacatacatacatacccccccccccccccatgaaactTGACACGTATAGTCGTGTGTATTGCGCGTGCCGCACACGTGCCGGACGGTCTATTTACCCGGTTacccaaatgttgtacaatatGTCAGCGAGCATGACACGGCCCACACGGACAGATGAAGAAGGAAGTGATATTGCGCTCATTTCTCGTATCATTTCTCCGATCTCTTCTTGCTCTCGCACTTGATGTGTAACGTTGTCTTAGCTATCAAGGTATGGGGTATGCAACGTGATTGTATTACTAATAATAATGTAAACGTTGTCTAGTCTTTGTCTAATCTAAGCAGATGCAGTGTGTgtaagagatacaaatgtattaaagtcttttttttttcatttcaccatGAATAGTTAGTCGTATGTATGAAGCAAGTGTGAAGATGATACAGTTCCTTtgaaaggatgtgggtggccctgaaaagggcctgggTTTAGGTATACGTCTGGAATCTACTGAGAACCcaacgacgcgccctaacaggagagggctgcaacgcacaacaaagccatcaacaatacacaacgcaacacaatgcaatacaatacaagaaataaagtgtcttctgacgtgataaaaatctacacaacgttctgtttgttatcatcaaacagaacagagccaacagacgttgccttctggaacaaatgtCGCCGCCTGTGACGTTGTTCACGGGACGTTCTTTAGAACAACGAAATAGTCGTTGCGTCGATTGGCGTTATTTTCCTGTCGAATGCCTTCAACGTATTATCAGACAGACAATGTCTGATATGTGTAGTCAAACTTATGAGCGCTaatggagcgtgtgtgtgtgtgtgtgtgtgtgtgtgtgtgtggcgtagacgtttccgtgtctcgcttgccctgtgcttcttgtcatcttcGATATATATCGTTAGGGGGCGTTCTTtagtttgctttgctttctttccttcgtcTTGCTAATATTTCTTATCTCCGAAAATAGTGGTCTTGCCGATGGGAAAGCCTCGGCGTGGATTCGTCTTTTGTAACTCCTATGGGTTGGCGGATGGCGTCTTCCCATTGGCCAGTTGTGGTCGACCGGTCGTCGACTAGAGTTCTcgtaggtccgcagggcggctaTTAAATCGGCTCCGACAGGAGGCGACCCATTCACTGCTTCGTTCTAATCCTAGTCGAGAAGAACATCGCATCTACTAGCATCATGTCTGGGCGCGGCAAGGGAGGCAAGggtctcggaaagggaggcgccaagcgtcaccgtaaggtgcttcgcgacaacatccagggcatcaccaagcccgccatccgtcgtctggctcgccgaggcggcgtcaaacgcatctccggcctcatctacgaggagacccgaggcgttctcaaggtcttcctggagaatgtgatccgcgacgcggtcacatacaccgagcacgccaagcgcaagacggtcaCCGCCATGGACGTCGTCTACGCTCTCAAAcgtcaaggccgcaccctgtacggctttggTGGCTAAAGGACCCGGCTGACTTATCATCGCaagcaaccccggcccttttcagggccatccaaatgtccaagaaagagctgtattttctcacaacaaacacggccctacacacgtacacacctgactcgaacgatgaacatgacatacaatgaTCATTCCAACCCCAAGAACACAGAGACCACGATTgtagttctttatttctttgtgcgtgagtggtcttttttggttgacgtgtttatttttgggcagGTGTTTGTCGTTTCTGCTGAAGCGTATATCAAACATATTTCCCTTGTAAATTGGTTGATGTCGTCGGCTTTGCTGTTTATCTTGGTGTGCGTTTTGGCGTGGAAGGAGACATCAAAGTGAGGTGTTGTTTGGTGCGGTGCGGCggagggatcttgatttatttgatagtgtgtgtgttgtatcgtAGTTTAATACTCCATATGTGTTGTGGATCGCTCATAGTGAAGTTTCTTTTCGACTAGCTGTAAGATTCtgccgtcttgtcaagctggtctGAAGTAACAATGGCACGGACTTATAGTCGGAAATATCGCAGCTCACTTACTGGAAATATGACGAATATCTCAAGATCTGGAGGCTAGTgatcagccgcttccatcaaattggcTAGATGTGAATCTtcttttgtacatcatttctcaTGCCTGTTAAGGGAGAATTCCCACTAtagagtttgaaaagaaatacaagtttcgccGCGACTGACAATAGGACACAGACAAGCTGTGACGTTTCCGTCTAGGTCCGTACCATTGTTACTTcacgccagcttgacaagacggtggtttcatttgcacgtctaGCGCAGACAAGGTAATCcagcatgtccgctccagcatcgtcccccaagaaggccaGGAAGCCAACGGCACCCAAGggccctgcggctcacccgcccaccactgttATGGTTACGGCGGctgtggaagcgctcaaggaccgtaccggttcttctctgttggccatcaagaagtacattgctggtaactacaagttcgacgtggagaagaaagcgcacttcgtcaagcgcgccctgaaatccttggtggagaagggtaccctcatccaggtcaaaggaactggggcgtcgggatccttcaagatcaacgtggcagccaagaaagccgccgagaaggccgcaaagaaagccgtcaagaagccggtcaagaaacctgtggctaagaaagccgcaaaacccaagaccaccaagcccaaaaagccaaaggctaagaaggctaccacccccaagaagaccaagaaaccgactaccaagaagaccaagaaatctccggccaagaaacccgcTGCCAAGAAATCCACAAAAAAGACTCCGGCAAAGAAGATTGCAAAGAA
It encodes the following:
- the LOC136426175 gene encoding histone H1-like codes for the protein MSAPASSPKKARKPTAPKGPAAHPPTTVMVTAAVEALKDRTGSSLLAIKKYITKKPTTKKTKKSPAKKPAAKKSTKKTPAKKIAKKAAPAKKASKPKKK
- the LOC136426177 gene encoding histone H1-like, whose translation is MSAPASSPKKARKPTAPKGPAAHPPTTVMVTAAVEALKDRTGSSLLAIKKYITKKPTTKKTKKSPAKKPAAKKSTKKTPAKKIAKKAAPAKKASKPKKK